In Astatotilapia calliptera chromosome 20, fAstCal1.2, whole genome shotgun sequence, one genomic interval encodes:
- the LOC113013308 gene encoding carbohydrate sulfotransferase 11-like isoform X2, whose amino-acid sequence MKMPRGGRLFLATCLGSLFVLVLYFQSITKPEAGLKAVTRPGKSRTSPLQTLYNGDQQLELLAAHKSLQGRRELLEQACLSHTRKRRVLSPEDLKHLIVDDMHGLIYCYVPKVACTNWKRVLMVLTSDGRYTDPLAIPANEAHVAGNLRTLSEFSVAEINQRLRSYLKFIFVREPFERLVSAYRNKFTRRYNTAFHKRYGTKIIRRHRPNAKPEALEKGDDVTFPEFVQYLVDPRTQREEPFNEHWERVHSLCHPCLIHYDVVGKYETLEPDAQAVLRLAGVEGMLQFPTSGKTTRTDGHMAGRYFKHISPFFQKKLFNLYRMDFMLFNYSTPEYLRT is encoded by the exons ATGAAGATGCCTCGGGGAGGACGCCTGTTTCTGGCGACGTGCCTCGGCTCGCTGTTCGTTCTCGTGCTGTACTTTCAGAGCATCACTAAACCAG AAGCTGGTTTGAAGGCTGTCACCAGACCAGGGAAAAGCAGGACAAGTCCGCTGCAGACACTTTATAATGGAGACCAG CAGCTGGAGCTGTTGGCAGCTCACAAGTCCCTCCAAGGCCGCAGGGAGCTGCTGGAGCAGGCATGTCTGAGCCACACGAGGAAGCGCCGCGTGCTCTCGCCCGAGGATCTCAAACACCTCATTGTTGACGACATGCATGGCCTTATTTACTGCTATGTACCCAAG GTAGCCTGCACTAACTGGAAGCGTGTCCTCATGGTCCTCACCAGCGACGGCCGCTACACCGACCCCCTCGCCATCCCCGCTAATGAGGCCCACGTCGCAGGTAACCTCCGCACGCTTTCGGAGTTCTCGGTCGCGGAGATCAACCAGCGCCTTCGCAGCTACCTCAAGTTCATCTTTGTGCGGGAGCCCTTTGAGCGGCTGGTGTCAGCCTACAGAAACAAATTCACGCGCAGGTACAACACTGCCTTCCACAAACGCTACGGAACTAAAATCATCCGCCGGCACAGGCCCAACGCCAAGCCGGAAGCCCTCGAGAAAGGAGATGATGTGACTTTCCCTGAGTTTGTCCAGTATCTTGTGGACCCTCGGACGCAACGGGAGGAACCTTTCAACGAGCACTGGGAGCGGGTGCACTCCCTCTGCCACCCCTGCCTGATCCACTACGACGTGGTGGGGAAATACGAGACTCTGGAGCCCGATGCTCAGGCCGTGCTCAGATTGGCCGGAGTGGAGGGGATGCTTCAATTTCCAACGTCCGGCAAGACGACCAGGACAGACGGCCACATGGCGGGGCGTTACTTTAAGCACATCAGTCCTTtctttcagaaaaaactgttcaATCTGTATCGCATGGACTTCATGCTCTTCAACTACTCCACACCAGAGTATCTCAGGACTTGA
- the LOC113013308 gene encoding carbohydrate sulfotransferase 11-like isoform X1, with translation MKMPRGGRLFLATCLGSLFVLVLYFQSITKPAEAGLKAVTRPGKSRTSPLQTLYNGDQQLELLAAHKSLQGRRELLEQACLSHTRKRRVLSPEDLKHLIVDDMHGLIYCYVPKVACTNWKRVLMVLTSDGRYTDPLAIPANEAHVAGNLRTLSEFSVAEINQRLRSYLKFIFVREPFERLVSAYRNKFTRRYNTAFHKRYGTKIIRRHRPNAKPEALEKGDDVTFPEFVQYLVDPRTQREEPFNEHWERVHSLCHPCLIHYDVVGKYETLEPDAQAVLRLAGVEGMLQFPTSGKTTRTDGHMAGRYFKHISPFFQKKLFNLYRMDFMLFNYSTPEYLRT, from the exons ATGAAGATGCCTCGGGGAGGACGCCTGTTTCTGGCGACGTGCCTCGGCTCGCTGTTCGTTCTCGTGCTGTACTTTCAGAGCATCACTAAACCAG CAGAAGCTGGTTTGAAGGCTGTCACCAGACCAGGGAAAAGCAGGACAAGTCCGCTGCAGACACTTTATAATGGAGACCAG CAGCTGGAGCTGTTGGCAGCTCACAAGTCCCTCCAAGGCCGCAGGGAGCTGCTGGAGCAGGCATGTCTGAGCCACACGAGGAAGCGCCGCGTGCTCTCGCCCGAGGATCTCAAACACCTCATTGTTGACGACATGCATGGCCTTATTTACTGCTATGTACCCAAG GTAGCCTGCACTAACTGGAAGCGTGTCCTCATGGTCCTCACCAGCGACGGCCGCTACACCGACCCCCTCGCCATCCCCGCTAATGAGGCCCACGTCGCAGGTAACCTCCGCACGCTTTCGGAGTTCTCGGTCGCGGAGATCAACCAGCGCCTTCGCAGCTACCTCAAGTTCATCTTTGTGCGGGAGCCCTTTGAGCGGCTGGTGTCAGCCTACAGAAACAAATTCACGCGCAGGTACAACACTGCCTTCCACAAACGCTACGGAACTAAAATCATCCGCCGGCACAGGCCCAACGCCAAGCCGGAAGCCCTCGAGAAAGGAGATGATGTGACTTTCCCTGAGTTTGTCCAGTATCTTGTGGACCCTCGGACGCAACGGGAGGAACCTTTCAACGAGCACTGGGAGCGGGTGCACTCCCTCTGCCACCCCTGCCTGATCCACTACGACGTGGTGGGGAAATACGAGACTCTGGAGCCCGATGCTCAGGCCGTGCTCAGATTGGCCGGAGTGGAGGGGATGCTTCAATTTCCAACGTCCGGCAAGACGACCAGGACAGACGGCCACATGGCGGGGCGTTACTTTAAGCACATCAGTCCTTtctttcagaaaaaactgttcaATCTGTATCGCATGGACTTCATGCTCTTCAACTACTCCACACCAGAGTATCTCAGGACTTGA
- the LOC113013308 gene encoding carbohydrate sulfotransferase 11-like isoform X4, giving the protein MKMPRGGRLFLATCLGSLFVLVLYFQSITKPEAGLKAVTRPGKSRTSPLQTLYNGDQLELLAAHKSLQGRRELLEQACLSHTRKRRVLSPEDLKHLIVDDMHGLIYCYVPKVACTNWKRVLMVLTSDGRYTDPLAIPANEAHVAGNLRTLSEFSVAEINQRLRSYLKFIFVREPFERLVSAYRNKFTRRYNTAFHKRYGTKIIRRHRPNAKPEALEKGDDVTFPEFVQYLVDPRTQREEPFNEHWERVHSLCHPCLIHYDVVGKYETLEPDAQAVLRLAGVEGMLQFPTSGKTTRTDGHMAGRYFKHISPFFQKKLFNLYRMDFMLFNYSTPEYLRT; this is encoded by the exons ATGAAGATGCCTCGGGGAGGACGCCTGTTTCTGGCGACGTGCCTCGGCTCGCTGTTCGTTCTCGTGCTGTACTTTCAGAGCATCACTAAACCAG AAGCTGGTTTGAAGGCTGTCACCAGACCAGGGAAAAGCAGGACAAGTCCGCTGCAGACACTTTATAATGGAGACCAG CTGGAGCTGTTGGCAGCTCACAAGTCCCTCCAAGGCCGCAGGGAGCTGCTGGAGCAGGCATGTCTGAGCCACACGAGGAAGCGCCGCGTGCTCTCGCCCGAGGATCTCAAACACCTCATTGTTGACGACATGCATGGCCTTATTTACTGCTATGTACCCAAG GTAGCCTGCACTAACTGGAAGCGTGTCCTCATGGTCCTCACCAGCGACGGCCGCTACACCGACCCCCTCGCCATCCCCGCTAATGAGGCCCACGTCGCAGGTAACCTCCGCACGCTTTCGGAGTTCTCGGTCGCGGAGATCAACCAGCGCCTTCGCAGCTACCTCAAGTTCATCTTTGTGCGGGAGCCCTTTGAGCGGCTGGTGTCAGCCTACAGAAACAAATTCACGCGCAGGTACAACACTGCCTTCCACAAACGCTACGGAACTAAAATCATCCGCCGGCACAGGCCCAACGCCAAGCCGGAAGCCCTCGAGAAAGGAGATGATGTGACTTTCCCTGAGTTTGTCCAGTATCTTGTGGACCCTCGGACGCAACGGGAGGAACCTTTCAACGAGCACTGGGAGCGGGTGCACTCCCTCTGCCACCCCTGCCTGATCCACTACGACGTGGTGGGGAAATACGAGACTCTGGAGCCCGATGCTCAGGCCGTGCTCAGATTGGCCGGAGTGGAGGGGATGCTTCAATTTCCAACGTCCGGCAAGACGACCAGGACAGACGGCCACATGGCGGGGCGTTACTTTAAGCACATCAGTCCTTtctttcagaaaaaactgttcaATCTGTATCGCATGGACTTCATGCTCTTCAACTACTCCACACCAGAGTATCTCAGGACTTGA
- the LOC113013308 gene encoding carbohydrate sulfotransferase 11-like isoform X3 encodes MKMPRGGRLFLATCLGSLFVLVLYFQSITKPAEAGLKAVTRPGKSRTSPLQTLYNGDQLELLAAHKSLQGRRELLEQACLSHTRKRRVLSPEDLKHLIVDDMHGLIYCYVPKVACTNWKRVLMVLTSDGRYTDPLAIPANEAHVAGNLRTLSEFSVAEINQRLRSYLKFIFVREPFERLVSAYRNKFTRRYNTAFHKRYGTKIIRRHRPNAKPEALEKGDDVTFPEFVQYLVDPRTQREEPFNEHWERVHSLCHPCLIHYDVVGKYETLEPDAQAVLRLAGVEGMLQFPTSGKTTRTDGHMAGRYFKHISPFFQKKLFNLYRMDFMLFNYSTPEYLRT; translated from the exons ATGAAGATGCCTCGGGGAGGACGCCTGTTTCTGGCGACGTGCCTCGGCTCGCTGTTCGTTCTCGTGCTGTACTTTCAGAGCATCACTAAACCAG CAGAAGCTGGTTTGAAGGCTGTCACCAGACCAGGGAAAAGCAGGACAAGTCCGCTGCAGACACTTTATAATGGAGACCAG CTGGAGCTGTTGGCAGCTCACAAGTCCCTCCAAGGCCGCAGGGAGCTGCTGGAGCAGGCATGTCTGAGCCACACGAGGAAGCGCCGCGTGCTCTCGCCCGAGGATCTCAAACACCTCATTGTTGACGACATGCATGGCCTTATTTACTGCTATGTACCCAAG GTAGCCTGCACTAACTGGAAGCGTGTCCTCATGGTCCTCACCAGCGACGGCCGCTACACCGACCCCCTCGCCATCCCCGCTAATGAGGCCCACGTCGCAGGTAACCTCCGCACGCTTTCGGAGTTCTCGGTCGCGGAGATCAACCAGCGCCTTCGCAGCTACCTCAAGTTCATCTTTGTGCGGGAGCCCTTTGAGCGGCTGGTGTCAGCCTACAGAAACAAATTCACGCGCAGGTACAACACTGCCTTCCACAAACGCTACGGAACTAAAATCATCCGCCGGCACAGGCCCAACGCCAAGCCGGAAGCCCTCGAGAAAGGAGATGATGTGACTTTCCCTGAGTTTGTCCAGTATCTTGTGGACCCTCGGACGCAACGGGAGGAACCTTTCAACGAGCACTGGGAGCGGGTGCACTCCCTCTGCCACCCCTGCCTGATCCACTACGACGTGGTGGGGAAATACGAGACTCTGGAGCCCGATGCTCAGGCCGTGCTCAGATTGGCCGGAGTGGAGGGGATGCTTCAATTTCCAACGTCCGGCAAGACGACCAGGACAGACGGCCACATGGCGGGGCGTTACTTTAAGCACATCAGTCCTTtctttcagaaaaaactgttcaATCTGTATCGCATGGACTTCATGCTCTTCAACTACTCCACACCAGAGTATCTCAGGACTTGA